Genomic DNA from Catenulispora sp. EB89:
CACAGCTGTGCCTTGCCGGCGCCGCTCGCACCACCCATCCACACACGGGAGAGAAGATCATGTCTCGCATCACCAAGAAGTCGCCGGCGATCCTGGCGGTCCTGGCGACGGCCGCGCTCGCGGCGTCGGCCTGCTCCTCCAGCAAGAGCTCGTCCTCGGGCGGCTCCGCCGCCGGCGGCAAGTCGATCCCGGTCGCGACGGCCAACGACATCAACGCCAAGGACGCCTCGACGCTCAAGGCCGGCACGCTGACCCTGGCGATCGACCAGTACTCGTCGCAGTGGAACGGCATGACCAACAACGGCAACGAGAAGGACACCCAGATGGTGCTGTCCTCGATGATGCCCCAGCTGTTCCACTTCGACGCCACCGGCAAGGCCACCCCGGACCCGGACTACCTGGTCTCCGCCGACGAGAGCACCGTCAACGGCAAGCAGACGGTCACCTACAAGCTGAACCCGAAGGGGAAGTGGTCGGACGGCACCCCGATCACCTACAAGGACTTCGTCGCCACCTGGAAGGGCATGGAGGGCTCGGCGCAGGGCTTCGACGTCGCCAGCTCCACCGGCTACGACCAGATGCAGTCCGTCGTGCGCGGCGCCGACGACTTCACCGTCGTGGTGACCTACAAGACGCCGTTCTCGGACTGGAAGAGCATGTTCGACCAGTTCGACGGCGCCAGCCTGTACCCGGCCTCGAAGATCTCCACGCCCGACGGCTGGAACAAGGCCTACCTGAACGCGATCCCGGTGACCGCCGGTCCCTTCAAGCTCCAGAGCATGGACGCCACCAACAAGACCGTCACCGTGGTCGCGGACCCGAACTGGTGGGGCGCCAAGCCGGTCGTGGACAAGATCGTGTTCCGCGCGATCGAGGACACCTCGGCGCAGGCCGACGCCTACAACAACCACGAGATCGACGCCTTCGAGGTCGGCCCGCAGTCGGCGCTGTACGCGAAGATCAAGGACACCACCGACAGCACCGTGCACTACGCCGGCGGTCCGGACTGGCGCCACATCTCGATGAACACCCAGGCCCCGGCGCTCAAGGACGACGTCGTCCGCAAGGCCGTCTACCAGGCCCTGGACCGCCAGCAGATCGCGAACGTGGACCTGAAGAACCTGGGCACCTGGAAGCCCACGGTCCTGAACAACCGCTTCTTCGTGAACAACCAGACCGGCTACCAGGACAACAGCGCCGACGTCGCGTACAACCCGACCGCCGCCAACGCCGCCCTGGACGCGGCCGGCTGGGTCAAGGGCAGCGACGGCATCCGCGCCAAGGGCGGCGTGAAGCTGGACCTGAAGTGGATCGAGCCGCAGGGTGTGAAGACCACCTCCAACGAGGCCCAGATGGTCAAGGCCGACCTGGCCAAGATCGGCGTCGGCCTGGAGGAGACCCCGGTCAACAGCGACGACTTCTTCGACAAGTACATCAACACCGGCAACTTCGACATCACGGCCTTCGCCTACACCGGCAACCCGTTCCCGATCAGCAGCGGTGCCCCGCAGATCCAGTCGGTGACGGACCCGAAGAACATCCACAACAACCCCCGCCTGGACAACAACCCGGCGATCGACCAGGCCCTGAACAAGGCCCTGCAGGACACCGACCCGACCCAGGCCATCGCGGACGCGAACGCCGCGGACAAGCTCGCCACCGACCAGGCCAGCCTGATCCCGCTGTACCAGCGCCCGCAGATCTGGGCCACCAAGTCGACCCTGGCCAACTTCGGCGCCTTCGGCTTCCAGGACTTTGACTGGACGAAGATCGGCTTCACCAGCTGAGCTGACAGCTCGGACTGACGGCACACGCTGACAGCCAGGACCGACAGCACAGACCGACGGCTCAGGGTCGGCAACCGCAGGGCCCCGCTTGGACAGCGGGGCCCTGCAGTCTGTTCGGCTGTCCGGCGGTCCCGGTCCACCCTCCCGGCCGCCCGCTCAACCCCGGGGTGGAGGCCGAAGCTCCACCCGCGACCCACCTCCGGGTGGAAGAAACAGCAGGTCCAGGACGCGCATAGTCATAGCCATGACGACAACCGACTGGATCATCG
This window encodes:
- a CDS encoding ABC transporter family substrate-binding protein, producing the protein MSRITKKSPAILAVLATAALAASACSSSKSSSSGGSAAGGKSIPVATANDINAKDASTLKAGTLTLAIDQYSSQWNGMTNNGNEKDTQMVLSSMMPQLFHFDATGKATPDPDYLVSADESTVNGKQTVTYKLNPKGKWSDGTPITYKDFVATWKGMEGSAQGFDVASSTGYDQMQSVVRGADDFTVVVTYKTPFSDWKSMFDQFDGASLYPASKISTPDGWNKAYLNAIPVTAGPFKLQSMDATNKTVTVVADPNWWGAKPVVDKIVFRAIEDTSAQADAYNNHEIDAFEVGPQSALYAKIKDTTDSTVHYAGGPDWRHISMNTQAPALKDDVVRKAVYQALDRQQIANVDLKNLGTWKPTVLNNRFFVNNQTGYQDNSADVAYNPTAANAALDAAGWVKGSDGIRAKGGVKLDLKWIEPQGVKTTSNEAQMVKADLAKIGVGLEETPVNSDDFFDKYINTGNFDITAFAYTGNPFPISSGAPQIQSVTDPKNIHNNPRLDNNPAIDQALNKALQDTDPTQAIADANAADKLATDQASLIPLYQRPQIWATKSTLANFGAFGFQDFDWTKIGFTS